The window ttttacaggtatgtttatagtgttaatTTTGTGCGTTTGAAAGAATGGAAAGTTTTTATGTCTCAAATTACGTACAGGGAAAGTAGGGCGTGTagtgtaaaatataagaggaatgtgtatttaagtgtatttCTTCACGTTTTTTTTAGACAGTTTTCTTTCAGCCTTACTAATtgtgatttatcatgtgtattgattaacacaccgtgtcttatctaggagacgtgtaCACAATGAACACTGTTAGATTAATACGTCTCGCAAACTATGCACTGTGCCCTAGTGGAACAGCCACAACTCTAAGTAGAGTGTGATATTTTGTTTGTCATTCAGATGCTTATTCACGATCATGATTTTTAtgttggtgtgggtgaatcgcgtgaaATATGTCTAGTATAGGAATGTTACGTTTTCATTTCAcaaaagtgtttaatagcatgacaATAAGTGCATACTTAAGCTCATATTTCACCACTTTCTGAAGCTAGTTgcatgcatatcgatggcttacttctaaaaccacgtAGGGTATAacccaatgctcttcccatccattattttcctaaagactggtcatgccttccaggcacatatggatatgcatcccatcagaacaattttcgttcggTTCACTTTCCTGTgatagtgtgtaaaggaaaatgaaccttgaatgcattatactgtaggagtgcgtaaattcgcgaGCAACCATCATccttacaatacggtatgataaggtccattttcctttgaacgccagcataggaaaataaatacaacgaaaattattctcatggactgcatatagaTGTGTatctggggggcgtgaccagtcttaaggaatataacgggcaggaagagcattgagacacacgaggttttagaagtaagccatcgatatattggtgatttatacagcaaaATATAAATCCTATGTCTAGTGACAACCAACAATATTTATGATGCATTACTGAGATTAATAAATTCCTTGCAGTATGTCTGGATTCTCCACCTTCATCTCAACAGTGTTTATTCGTCATCAGATGTTCGAATCTTCTTgcacaagcatcatcaacaacaaaTAAATGTTCTTGTAAGAACAAGTTTGGAGTTGAGTAATGCGTTTGAGACAGACCAGTTAATGATTAACTGTACACACGCATATGGTGGTTTCTTTATGTGTTTACGACATGTTCATTGGCAAAGTCAAAACAGCAATCCGAGAGACATGCTATTTCAAGGGTTATTCATTCacaatttattattcttattccccTTTCTCTCATTTACAGCTTAACCAAACATTGCATATGATTCAATACGCACAATCTCAATAATATATTGGACACTAGCTGAAACAAAATGTGATTGAGAATATCGTATGGTTTCGAGAtcaaatacaactgaaataatggAGCAAATAATTACAGAGAATTCTTGTCTGTTTGTTACGGTGTTCTGTGATGAAGAAGTGTGCTCTAAGATGAAATAACCTTTGCATCGGGAGAACTCTCACAAAGAGCAGATACTgtccaagttaggaatgaactcaatagtTGAAGGTGTGTGTATGAAATAGCTTCAGTGATAGGGTTACGTGAGACGAATATAGTAGGGCAGGTTACTTAGGACAATAAGGGACTTGGTCCTAGAGAGGTAAGTGTGACACAGGAAGACCAAAACCGATGATGGTTAGATTCAATTTTAACGATTTGTGTTTAAGAGGTGCGGAACTAAACAAAGCCTCACGGCTtactaaattattataattttttttttttttttttttttttacaatcgaatggaccactaaggatcacgctacaactccatttctttctcttcgtgcggagttttctctgtgtccaatactccttcatgctttcgctggcctgcttccgttgttcatctgtccaggatcttccggtcttcttagttcccTTCTGCgccttgaacaccttccaaattcttcagtgtgttcctaaacgtattcctttctaacggctggtcttccaagatgcttaaccagtaaatatccttcttcgtttccttaatccatgctgtagtggtcttttttctccagaagtaatcaaatatctgtttggtaagtctgtttgcgttcattctgtataggtgtccaagAAACGctagcctccttttcttcatggtctctgatattctttctaccttctggtaaacttctttgttgctccgaagtttctatccgctttcagtttggacagctcccataatttttctgaggattcttctttctaggacctctagcttctccagcttgtagttcatggacagacattcactggcatacaggcattctgttttgaccacagtgttgtaatgttttaatttggaattccaagataagcacttcttattgtagatgttttttgtcaatccatatgctctctccatttttgatatccgatcttccactgcagctttttctagtccattctcctgtatcgtctcaccaaggtacttgaactttttgaccctttctatccgtcctatctctgtttccaggaattttggtccatctttgatgttcgtcatgaatttggtcttttctgctgagatcctcagtcctgtctggctggcgattctttccaagaggttatggttgcgacattattattattattattattattattattattattattattattattattattattattattattattattattattattattattattattcatcgttaggagctctaaggaccgcgagatctcaactgttagCCTTCTTGAGGGCTCACCAGGTTTTCATCccttcggagtgtgctttcttccatgcatcagaatggaaatATTtaagtcgagttgggacttcttcttgatgaacctgtctaagtttgtgttttgAGTGGttctcggagttgaatgtctgtttctgtgaaTTCAtccttcaaaatatccttatcgatctccaccaaccaggGAGGAATCGTTGCGATACTGCTGAAGTagaataacaaacgtttacagattccttCAGTTGGCAATCTGAAGTGGTGAGGGTAAAAAGTTATACTTCCTtttcggattacgcttgatatgtttccggtgtgggtgtatatttctacgTTGCTCCTAAGTCCGTAAAATACCATCTTTGAGATTGGgaccaagtataataataataataataataataatcaaggaaacttaaaataaagcactacaacacagtagtgaaaccagaatgcctttatgccagcgaatgtctagcactgaactacaagcttgataaattagaaatattagaaagaagaattataaggaaaatattaggtcctccaagaattgcagagttttggaaattaagaagtaacaatgaaatttaccagaacgtagaaaatatatcagaaacaataagaaaaaggagactgctatttcttggacacatttacagaatggatgacaatagactaactaaacgaatcttcaagtacctttgggaaaagaaatcaactaccacctggattcaagaagtcaagaaagacctggaaaggaacaacatacgagaagaagaattattggaaagaaagatttttacgaagaaagtcttacaaatggaaggattccaagggaggaaggaaaagaaaacaggcacaaagtggactgaagacaggaaaaagaaacacagtgaaacaatgaaagaatactggaagaaaaggaaagaacaactaaggaggaacaattgaaattgtaacgtggtccttagaaggccggaacgcaagaataataataataataataataataataataataataataataataataataataataataatatgttatttttagctaacgtcgcaccgacacagatataataatatgttattattattattattattattattattattattattattattattattattattattattattattattattattattattattattattattattattattatgacttctggtatgggctagagtaattttgttacgttcattgatctgtctcggtctcatccttggctttgacaatatcaaagtgattgaggttatgagcgatgctagtaatgccattccttatgcagccagtccctgttatgaatggcgtgaaaatgttgctcatagtgtcggttggtgcatgcgtttcggtggggttggcagactgatatgtaataacaacttttgGCTCTGaagtaagcaacgggaaactatctcactcctcatttctctaatatgcctcttaccgggcgagttggccgtacggtcagggcacacggctgtgagcttgcatccgggagagagtgggttcgaatcccactgtcggcacccctgaagatggttttccgtggtttcccattttcacaccaggcaaatgctggggctgtaccttaattaaggccacggccgcttccttccaactcctaggcctttcctatcccgtcgtcgccataagacctatctgtgtcggtgcaacgtaaaacaactagctagcTAAAAatatgcctctttagtgatgcttaggccatctatgacagctaatggtggagctgttgaggattcaaccagccttcaggATGAGGActgaggacattattattattattattattattattattattattattattattattattattattattattattattattattattatcttgttgttgttgttgttattctaattatgattacattttatttagataataataataataataataataataataataatgttatttgttttacgtcccactaactactcttttacggttttcggagacgcctaggtgccggaatttagtcccgcaggagttcttttacgtgccagtaaatctaccgacacgaggctgacgtatttgagcaccttcacataccaccggcatcagccaggatcgaacctgccaagttggggtcaggaggccagcgcctcaaccgtctgagccactcagcccggcatcttaTTTAGAAAGATGTAGGTTATGTGCCTTCAGTTTCTTGATATTTGTACCTGAGAGTTGGATGGCTTTGTCAGGGAAACGTAAACACAGGGAAGATTCCCAAGCTTTGTTTTCCAAAATCAACTaggtattttcttaattttattacttGAATGATTGCTATTTCTGACTGGAATGAAGACCTACCTACTCTTCCGAGAACCATGCAGATTGCACCTATCAGGAAGACAGTCCGACTGCGGATACTGGTCCAGGCTCCGAGCATGGAGAAGACGATTCTTCCCGCCAGGTCGCAGGCTGCGCCAACCGCTATGCAGAGTGCGGTCTCGGACATGGTGAAGCCTAGCGAGAACATGAAGAGTGGGAAGAGTGTGATGAACGTGAAGTCTGAATAGTAGGCGCAAGACACTCCCAGAGCTAGGTTGGTGTACACCGGGTCCTTGAGTAAGCCCAGGTCCAGGAAGTCCACGATAGTAGACCAGATATTTCTGAAAAGACAAACATACAATCCGATAAAGTAGTTGTATCTTCCTTTTACGAAACTAATGAAAGCCATGAATCCCTCAAAACTGATATAGGATAGTTTTACGTGATCTCATTGGTGAAGTCAAGTAGGTATGGTAATTTTATTCTAAAGTAGTGGGTTCGATTCTGCCGGTAGTCAGTAGCATTTTAGGATGTTTTCATGCAGAAACTCCATCTCGCTATTTTTCAGGATGTTAAAGAACAGATGTGTAAGTAAATTTCAACACCATGGAATTCCTTCAAAACTGCTGGGCTCAGTGGGTCAGAAGTGGAGTGTAACCACTTAGGGATAAAGTTAGCTGAATGCGCCACGTTAAACATACTGCAAATTAAATGCTTACCTTCTGCTTCCTCGCAAGCGTCTCGAACTGAGCGCCAGGCTGTCAGCGCCAGCCACCACGAGGCTCCCAGTACTTATGATAGATAGACGTGGTGACAAGTGCCGCATCCCATTGGGCAAATCAAGCTGCTGAACTGAATCGTCGCCGACCAAGCTTCCATTTCTGACCTGGGAATGCTGTAGAAGTAAAATAGATTATAGAAAATAGCAAAACACGAAACTATATATCTACTTATTACCAGGGTCCAGATTTTGGTGAAATGCCATCATTCTTGCCTTCATTCCTATCGATATCCCTTAACTTTCGGATACACGGTGCTGGTTACAGAATTTATATTTTTATGGATCAGTGTATGGTAATTGTAGCccaccttgtccgactcgttggctgaatggtcagcgtactggccttcggttcatagggtcccgggttcgattcccggccgggtcggggatttgaaccttcattgattaattccaatggctcgggggctggatgtttgtgctgtccccaacattcctactactcacacaccgcacataacactatcctccaccacaataacacgcagttacctacatatggcagatgccgcccaccctcaacggagggtctgctttacaagggctgcacccggctagagatagccacacgaaattattattattattagcccaccTGATGGCCATCATCGTTAAGGGAtcaacaccgtggttagccggttggaATCCTTTAGTTGAAAacatcttcaccatcagaatgttggccgtcagggtaggagaggtggtggtattcaatttctaatcactagatcgaatgccaaaagcctggattcaattccaaacccctcctcagtgctcatatggagtaaaatgaaatgaaatggcgtatgacttttagaggcgggagtgtccgaggacaagtttatccatggagccggaccttataTGGAGTAAGgggatatgacactgttgatggtgattcgtccgtcggatggggacgtaaagcttccAGCAAACCCCTtggtctatgtgccggcaccgggtttcactctctcccttcctactatcacatatctcATTACTGTATCTTGACCAGGAGAGAAATATGTCTAGTCGAGTGTCGAAAACGAAAGTACAGTAGCGACACCAGTGAATTTACTTGTGCGTTTCCAGAGACAATTAGTTACATAAACAACATGGACGTAAATATATAGTTTGCTTTCCAAAATCATGTGCGcatgtattgtatctgtaaagccattcGCTAAATctgattattcatttcatctcattaactcctctgatgaggttgaggtcaggaagtgcatccggtcatgGATGCACCGCCCTCCATACCCGACCCCGTATAGAAACGGGCTGGATATTCAATTTATGGTCATTTTCGCCAGTTTTTCAGTTTTACATAAAGAAAACGTTTTTGAGTCATATTTCGTCACATGTACAGTTTGAAATATTCTTTATGCGCTACGATGCCGAAACATAAATgatatatgccagaaaactgaatcttaatgacgctcattatagttcaagtttcattatgatacaggatgttcaccaatcagagttcaggttttcattatgatacgagttctccaccaatcagagttcagattttcttttttttttttttttgctagttgctttacgtcgcaccgacacagataggtcttatggcgacgatgggacaggaaagggctaggagtgggaaggaagcggccgtggccttacttaaggtacagccccagcatttgcctggtgtgaaaatgggaaaccacggaaaaccatcttcagggctgccgacagtggtgttcgaaactactatctcccgaatactggacactgaccgcacttaagcgactgcagctatcgagctcggtagttcagattttcattatgatacaactgtttgaccaattaggtaaggatagcattgcACCTACGCTCAgtgcactagcttcgcacttgtttccaaaatcaaacatgtcggacacacatattaacatcaattcaccttctacttccaatattccacaaccacacggcacattccagCAAATTCACTTCactaactgtacaataaacaatttgtatttgaaataaagataggttatgataaccttatatcaaagctttgaaaacatatgacattgtcaaggtctctgatccacgcacggaaaatcaataacccagcgcatgcgctctgagaattttatgaatattaaaaaaatagagttataattatcatcGATCATAAACAGACGTAcacaactcgcctataatggtaattaagacactcgtatggaaatgatgaaactcgcttcgctcgttttataaatataatcgtgtcttaattattgtcatGATAGGATTGTTGCATAATGTACCATTTtctcatttttcaataatttcctcACCCTAATACCATGAAAGTAGTCCAATATACCAATATACTTAACTAGATGATATTGATGACCTAGTTAGAATATCTCGTATCTCCCAAagctcttgctatccattatttcccttaagacacacatttatatcgacggcttacttctaaaacctcgtatctctcaatgcacttcctatccattttcttccttaagactggtcacgcctcccagccacatatggatgtacagtccatcagaacaattttcgttgtgttcattttcctgtgggagagtgaaaggaaaatgaaccatacatACACTAaaatgtaggagtgcttaaattcgtcttgaaaacaacatccctacaatatggtgtggtaaggtccattttcctttacataatagcataggaaaatgaacactacaaaaaaggttctgatggattgcatataaatatgtggctgggaggcgtgatcagtcttagggaatgtaatgggtaggaagaacattgtaacatacgaggttttagaagtaagccgacgatatgcagtccatcagaacaatgttcgttgtgttattttttcctatgccgatgtgtgaaggaaaatgaaccttaccttaccgtgCTATAAAGAATGTATATTTGAGTCATGTATGTACTAACTCctggagtataatttttataaggttcattttcctttactcgtaagcataagaaaatgaacccaacgaacattgttctgatggactgcatactgAAATGTGgccggaaggcgtgaccagtcttaagggaaataatggataggaagaatttTGGGAGATAACGAGTATTCTAAGTAGGCCATCGAAATGATTGTCCCATCAACGGCAGGTATTACAGCTAGTTAGATTTAAACGTACCTTCCGACCGTTCTCCATTATTAGCGGACTCGTCTGATCCTCCCTTGGCTTCCAGTCAACAGTCAGTGCGTTTTCAGTTTTCTTCTCTATCTGCTGCTTGTCTTCCGTGTGATCACTCTCGTGGTCATAGTCTGGCTCCAGGGTGCACATCAACTTCACAGACTCCCTGTTATACTTGGCGTCCTGCTCTGATATAGGCTTCTCTCCGTCCTTGGGGATAGACTGAGCGGAACCCACTTTCTCCCCACAAGAGAGATTTTTCGGTACAAAGTCACCGTTGACCTTTTGAGTGACTTTGTTGGAGACGATGGTGTTGAGTTTCTTTGATTTTCTTACAGCAGGGATGAAGGAGAGCGCGCCAAGCGTTGCGCCCAGTGTCATGGCAGCCACGATAGCCTGAGCCCCTCTGAAGCCGAACTTCTCCACCAGATGCTCCACAATGATGGGATAAAGCATGCTTCCGGCCGACAAGGTGGTCTGCGCTATGCCCATCACGAACACCCGGCGTCGGATGAAGTAATCATTGAAACAGTGGAAGGACGCTGGAATCATCAGTCCTAGACCCACACCTAGAAATAAATAACAATAGGCCTATACGGTTAATATGCAATTAATTAGATAAGCACAGTAAAGTGTTTCCTTATagattaaataaaaaatgaaatggcgcatggcttttagtgccaggagtgtccgaggacatgttcggctcgccaggtgcaggtctttcgatttgactcccgtaggcgacctgcgcgtcgtgatgaggataaaatgatgatgaagacgacatatacacccagccctcgtgccagagaaattaatcaattatggttcaaattcccgaccctgccgggaatcgaacccgggacccctgtgaccaaaggctagcacgctaaccatttagccatggagccggaaatagaTTAAATTAAGTGCTTTTAGGTTTTGAACACATAATTTAGCATTTTTTATTAGGGatcggatttttatgtgctaaagaaatgaaaaaatttaattctatatgtgCTAAAAATCCTAGAAATATTTGATAAAACGTTTAAAATATTCTGCTttaatatcacataactactcgcctTCAAGAGGTAAATAAGTATAAAGTTTTTGCATTAAaatatggccgcttccttcccactcctagccctttcctgtcccatcgtcgccactgtgtcggtgcgacgtaaagcaactagaaaaaaaattattattgatACGACATGGAACAGATTAATTTGAAAACTGACCATTCCTGAAAAATGTTCCGGATCAGAGAGGGTATGGGCGATTTCTCATCCGTAGGTCCAACATCATCAGGAATGTAACTGGACTTAAGTGGTGCAGAGCGTCTGGCTGAGGGCTACAGAAGATGGACTTGTACAACAGCCTCATCTGAATTGAAAGAACCGTAAGAAAGAGCGAGAGAGAGGGGCGTTCTTAACCTCCCGTCAATACTTAGGAAGTTGTTCACGCGTTTCGAATCACTTCGCTACTACCTTGCTTTCAGGAGAtaatgagttcaaaccccactatgggaagtcctgaagatgattttccatggtttcttattttcacacaaggcaaatgctggggatgtaccttaattaataacgCAGTCGCATTTTCTCAGTTCTAGTTCTGCCCATTCCCAGCGCCTCCGTAAGCCTGTCTGTGTCGGACGACGTAGAACAAATGACAAAGTAATCAGTAGAGTTCTACCTATAGATTTGGAAATTACCTATATTTCCGAAATGTTTCCTCCAGAAGAAGTGTTTCAACGCGTCAGTGAATATCTACATTCGGTAAAATCTCTAGCAGAGGATCTTTGTTCACCTAAGCGACTGCTACCCAGCCAGAAGAACCGGGCCGGCTATGTTGACCACACCGTGAGCTGCATTGCAATTACCTTCACCCACA is drawn from Anabrus simplex isolate iqAnaSimp1 chromosome 1, ASM4041472v1, whole genome shotgun sequence and contains these coding sequences:
- the LOC136858595 gene encoding monocarboxylate transporter 7 isoform X1 encodes the protein MEKTTTESMVHEDRPKYEMEVELEDEEDNEDEAPEGGWGWVVAFGLALVLIVTLGPMACFGLIFGNFLEGLGEGSRGVTLINSVYMALHSFSGLFTNYALKSYSCRQVALVGSLLFFVGNLATSFATNIFHMIITFGILPGVGLGLMIPASFHCFNDYFIRRRVFVMGIAQTTLSAGSMLYPIIVEHLVEKFGFRGAQAIVAAMTLGATLGALSFIPAVRKSKKLNTIVSNKVTQKVNGDFVPKNLSCGEKVGSAQSIPKDGEKPISEQDAKYNRESVKLMCTLEPDYDHESDHTEDKQQIEKKTENALTVDWKPREDQTSPLIMENGRKHSQVRNGSLVGDDSVQQLDLPNGMRHLSPRLSIISTGSLVVAGADSLALSSRRLRGSRRNIWSTIVDFLDLGLLKDPVYTNLALGVSCAYYSDFTFITLFPLFMFSLGFTMSETALCIAVGAACDLAGRIVFSMLGAWTSIRSRTVFLIGAICMVLGRVVMIYAHGYLILVIANGFHGFFRAWIHANFALVFAEHCHRDRFPSAYGLFMAISGVIGISTGPLVGVIRDVTNSYPICIHSLNVQMMLCIVPWILELTYTRFCRRKENDNAAP
- the LOC136858595 gene encoding monocarboxylate transporter 7 isoform X2 — encoded protein: MVHEDRPKYEMEVELEDEEDNEDEAPEGGWGWVVAFGLALVLIVTLGPMACFGLIFGNFLEGLGEGSRGVTLINSVYMALHSFSGLFTNYALKSYSCRQVALVGSLLFFVGNLATSFATNIFHMIITFGILPGVGLGLMIPASFHCFNDYFIRRRVFVMGIAQTTLSAGSMLYPIIVEHLVEKFGFRGAQAIVAAMTLGATLGALSFIPAVRKSKKLNTIVSNKVTQKVNGDFVPKNLSCGEKVGSAQSIPKDGEKPISEQDAKYNRESVKLMCTLEPDYDHESDHTEDKQQIEKKTENALTVDWKPREDQTSPLIMENGRKHSQVRNGSLVGDDSVQQLDLPNGMRHLSPRLSIISTGSLVVAGADSLALSSRRLRGSRRNIWSTIVDFLDLGLLKDPVYTNLALGVSCAYYSDFTFITLFPLFMFSLGFTMSETALCIAVGAACDLAGRIVFSMLGAWTSIRSRTVFLIGAICMVLGRVVMIYAHGYLILVIANGFHGFFRAWIHANFALVFAEHCHRDRFPSAYGLFMAISGVIGISTGPLVGVIRDVTNSYPICIHSLNVQMMLCIVPWILELTYTRFCRRKENDNAAP